A window of the Electrophorus electricus isolate fEleEle1 chromosome 11, fEleEle1.pri, whole genome shotgun sequence genome harbors these coding sequences:
- the ky gene encoding kyphoscoliosis peptidase, whose product MMTDVMVRKLSFPFTCPPCHTQPDHQPTTEQQCHQGNQVQEPEDPNHESLELEYKGTKSPPKDRESQAHKTQPELQSTVEVSANRSPDPEPTGENESTITACMTTEKEGGNARSVKRGQAKPHVSLSALEGVSSHKTVFEKWASLQCDEQRPSTKRQLSAESAAKCVSVRKRSTVKSGKEEPAKALPHSAPGTRPRKACLPASSSSQRKPRRQLFSSTAVFHRVDTHAINTGRELKGQGVFSAQSIAHAITQTARNELEKLRAIWVWLCHSIEYDLEGYLGVSPKLCTPDEVIKEGRGLCSGFSSICLEMCREVGIQCEEVSGYSKGIGHRPGCRLAEKPSDHMWNAVWVRGQWGLLDACWGAGTVDMETKSFIKRFDEFYFLTEPAEFINSHFPDDQHWQLLETPLSPEQFELRPLKTSAFYTLGLTLLQPTLYKITTDDGEATVSMSSSRALTFAYELRQRDIQTGAPGQREVDSSCGRLSVTPQGMTLLLLPPEAASYQLKLFARPEGDTEALRWVCSLEVECPTVRQSQPMPANPYVSWGLGGGAGALGVKGCSVPGEEALEVGDGGEAEVVFHTSRPLMMVCELTHPGLDPVLAKRCQALQIAEERLVCHVLCLYKGFYRLSVFVRDYHDASGPFQNAGNFLLHCRGQGANLNSLYPPDLGPWCGPGIRTQAAGLSHFSHTGALVNTPQGCCNITFHRASPEMQIHAVLSTEQAQKDEVNSKQGPNGELLEKTPFPLSRHLLLTYLDVKVTVSVCVPRPGLYRLGLYGRQPPQQDYAPLCDYVVRSTCERHGVPFPQVYAAWGRGCVLLEPRGGVLAPQSCARFRVRVPGARRVSVLAPERAELTMNKSRVWEGEAFTGDATQLKLTAATSEACDMAVLMTFDVLDLEREP is encoded by the exons ATGATGACAGATGTCATGGTTCGGAAGTTGTCCTTCCCTTTCACCTGCCCGCCATGCCACACCCAGCCTGATCATCAACcaaccacagagcagcagtgtCACCAAGGCAACCAAGTACAGGAGCCAGAAGATCCAAACCATGAGAGTTTAGAGCTTGAATATAAAGGCACAAAATCACCTCCCAAGGACAGAGAATCACAAGCTCACAAGACACAGCCAGAACTACAGAGCACAGTGGAGGTCTCTGCAAATCGCAGCCCAGACCCGGAGCCCACGGGGGAAAACGAGAGTACCATTACAGCCTGTATGACTACTGAGAAAGAGGGCGGGAATGCACGTTCAGTGAAGAGGGGTCAGGCTAAGCCTCACGTCAGTCTTTCAGCACTGGAGGGGGTGTCGTCACATAAGACTGTTTTTGAAAAATGGGCGAGCCTCCAGTGCGATGAGCAACGGCCCAGCACAAAGCGCCAGCTCTCTGCAGAGAGTGCTGCAAAGTGTGTGAGCGTCAGGAAGAGGAGCACCGTGAAGAGTGGCAAAGAGGAGCCAGCGAAggctctccctcactctgcccCTGGCACACGGCCAAGGAAAGCCTGTCTGCCCGCAAGCTCCTCCTCCCAGAGGAAGCCAAGAAGACAGCTGTTCAGCAGCACCGCGGTCTTCCACAGAGTGGACACACATGCAATTaacacagggagagag CTGAAGGGACAGGGAGTGTTCTCAGCTCAGAGCATTGCTCATGCAATCACACAGACAGCCAGAAATGAGCTGGAGAAACTCAGAGCCATATGGGTCTGGCTCTGCCACAGTATTG aGTATGATTTGGAGGGGTACCTGGGTGTTTCCCCAAAGCTCTGCACCCCTGATGAAGTCATCAAGGAGGGACGGGGGTTATGCAGTGGATTTTCCAGCATCTGTCTAGAGATGTGCAG GGAGGTCGGCATTCAGTGTGAGGAGGTGAGTGGATACAGTAAGGGCATTGGGCACCGGCCTGGGTGCAGGCTGGCAGAGAAGCCCTCGGACCACATGTGGAACGCTGTTTGGGTGAGAGGGCAGTGGGGGCTATTGGACGCCTGCTGGGGAGCTGGTACTGTCGACATGGAAACCAAATCATTCATCAAGAG GTTTGATGAGTTTTACTTCCTGACTGAGCCGGCGGAGTTTATAAACTCTCACTTCCCTGATGACCAGCACTGGCAGCTGCTGGAAACTCCACTCTCACCAGAGCAATTTGAACTAAGACCGCTGAAAACTTCAGCATTCTACACTCTGGGACTTACACTTCTACAACCcacactatacaaaataactaCAG ACGACGGAGAGGCAACTGTGTCAATGAGTTCATCAAGAGCGTTGACCTTTGCCTATGAGCTGAGGCAGCGGGACATTCAGACAGGAGCTCCAGGGCAGAGAGAGGTCGACAGCTCCTGTGGCCGGCTGTCAGTGACCCCTCAGGGAATGACTCTGCTCTTGCTACCACCGGAAGCAGCGTCCTACCAGCTGAAGCTGTTCGCCCGGCCGGAGGGTGACACCGAGGCGCTGCGCTGGGTCTGCTCCCTGGAGGTGGAATGTCCCACTGTCCGACAGAGCCAGCCAATGCCGGCTAACCCGTATGtgagctgggggctggggggtggTGCAGGGGCGCTGGGGGTGAAAGGCTGCAGCGTGCCAGGGGAAGAGGCGCTGGAGGTGGGAGACGGAGGGGAGGCTGAGGTGGTCTTCCACACCTCTAGGCCCCTGATGATGGTTTGTGAGCTCACCCACCCCGGGCTTGACCCTGTTCTGGCCAAGCGCTGCCAGGCATTGCAAATAGCAGAGGAGCGGCTGGTGTGCCATGTTCTGTGCCTGTACAAAGGCTTTTACCGCCTCTCTGTGTTCGTGCGGGATTACCACGATGCCAGTGGACCCTTTCAGAATGCTGGCAACTTCCTGCTGCACTGTAGGGGTCAGGGAGCGAATTTGAACTCGCTGTACCCCCCTGACCTCGGCCCGTGGTGCGGCCCAGGAATTCGCACCCAAGCGGCTGGCCTATCCCACTTCAGCCACACAGGGGCATTGGTAAACACACCTCAGGGGTGCTGTAATATCACCTTCCACCGCGCCTCACCGGAGATGCAGATACACGCGGTCCTCAGTACAGAACAGGCCCAAAAGGATGAGGTGAACTCCAAGCAGGGCCCGAACGGTGAGCTGCTTGAGAAGACACCTTTCCCACTGTCTCGGCATCTCCTGCTCACGTACTTGGACGTGAAGGTGACGGTGAGCGTGTGCGTGCCGCGGCCCGGGCTCTATCGATTAGGCCTGTACGGGCGCCAGCCCCCTCAGCAGGACTATGCGCCATTGTGCGACTACGTGGTGCGAAGCACGTGCGAAAGGCACGGTGTCCCCTTCCCGCAGGTGTACGCGGCATGGGGAAGAGGCTGCGTGCTGCTGGAGCCACGCGGGGGTGTGCTGGCACCGCAGAGCTGCGCGCGCTTTCGCGTGCGCGTGCCAGGCGCACGCAGGGTCAGCGTGCTGGCACCAGAGCGGGCAGAGCTGACGATGAACAAGAGCAGGGTGTGGGAGGGCGAGGCCTTCACAGGAGACGCCACGCAACTCAAACTGACCGCCGCCACCTCGGAGGCCTGCGACATGGCCGTCCTCATGACCTTTGATGTACTCGACCTGGAGCGCGAACCATGA